One Lampris incognitus isolate fLamInc1 chromosome 14, fLamInc1.hap2, whole genome shotgun sequence DNA window includes the following coding sequences:
- the slc35a3b gene encoding solute carrier family 35 member A3b: protein MSSSQSPKLKYVSLGVLVVQTTSLVLTMRYSRTLKEDGPRYLASSAVVSAEVLKIFTCILLVLRDHNFSVRMLSQILKEEIANKAMETMKLSIPAGIYTLQNNLLYIALSNLDAATYQVTYQLKILTTALFSVSMLEKKLGLYQWLSLLVLMAGVALVQWPTESVNGPQQRPLSAGSQFVGVMAVLIACISSGFAGVYFEKILKQTKQSVWLRNIQLGLFGFVFGLMGMFAYDGERVREFGMFQGYNGVTCTVVILQAVGGLVIAAAIKYADNILKGFATSLSIILSTLISYYWLEDFEPTSVFFLGAVLVIAATFLYGYEHKAAPSVIKV, encoded by the exons ATGTCTTCCTCACAATCACCAAAACTGAAGTATGTGTCCTTGGGGGTGTTGGTGGTGCAGACTACCTCCCTGGTGCTCACCATGCGCTACTCCCGCACCCTGAAAGAAGATGGTCCCCGCTACCTGGCTTCCTCCGCTGTGGTGTCGGCGGAGGTGCTCAAGATATTCACCTGCATCCTGCTGGTGTTAAGAGACCACA ATTTTAGTGTACGCATGTTGAGCCAGATCCTGAAGGAGGAGATTGCAAACAAGGCCATGGAAACTATGAAACTGTCCATTCCTGCGGGGATCTATACCTTACAGAACAATCTGCTCTACATTGCATTATCAAACCTTGATGCAGCCACTTACCAG GTCACCTACCAGCTGAAGATCCTCACCACGGCACTGTTCTCTGTCTCCATGCTGGAGAAAAAGCTGGGCCTCTACCAGTGGCTGTCTCTGCTCGTTCTCATGGCCGGGGTTGCTCTTGTACAG TGGCCAACAGAGTCTGTGAATGGCCCtcagcagaggcccctgtctgCAGGGTCTCAGTTTGTGGGGGTGATGGCGGTACTGATAGCCTGCATCTCCAGTGGTTTTGCAGGGGTTTACTTTGAGAAGATCCTCAAGCAGACTAAACAGAGTGTGTGGCTTCGCAACATACAGCTAG GTTTATTTGGCTTTGTGTTTGGCCTTATGGGAATGTTTGCATACGAtggtgagagggtgagagagttTGGGATGTTTCAGGGCTACAACGGCGTCACCTGCACAGTCGTCATCTTGCAG GCAGTGGGTGGGTTGGTCATcgcagcagccattaaatatgcaGACAACATCCTTAAAGGATTCGCCACCTCTTTGTCAATCATCTTGTCGACACTCATTTCTTATTACTGGTTGGAGGACTTTGAGCCTACCAG TGTTTTCTTCCTCGGGGCAGTGCTGGTCATTGCCGCCACCTTTCTCTACGGCTATGAACACAAAGCTGCCCCCAGCGTCATCAAGGTGTAG